A genomic region of Haliaeetus albicilla chromosome 8, bHalAlb1.1, whole genome shotgun sequence contains the following coding sequences:
- the MICOS13 gene encoding MICOS complex subunit MIC13 isoform X2, giving the protein MAARLFPAVKFVIKGGLAGAAVYVVYDQGLLGSGTQGAEALKKAQAALPPAIQEWTRYIGWELPPTPKFDFSPSDSWNKGVQTVMSALSVAPTRACEYTVEGWKFVKDLVK; this is encoded by the exons ATGGCCGCCAGGCTGTTCCCTGCCGTCAA GTTTGTCATCAAAGGAGgcctggctggagctgctgtATATGTGGTATATGATCAGGGGCTGCTGGGCAGTGGCACACAAGGTGCTGAAGCCCTCAAAAAAGCTCAAGCAGCACTGCCTCCAGCTATCCAAGAGTGGACAAGGTACATAGGCTGGGAG cTCCCACCCACTCCAAAATTTGACTTTTCCCCCTCTGATTCCTGGAATAAAG GAGTGCAGACAGTCATGTCTGCCTTGTCTGTAGCTCCCACCAGGGCCTGTGAATACACTGTGGAAGGCTGGAAGTTTGTGAAGGATCTTGTCAAATGA
- the MICOS13 gene encoding MICOS complex subunit MIC13 isoform X3, translating to MDVLRTAKSYSSFYQRFVIKGGLAGAAVYVVYDQGLLGSGTQGAEALKKAQAALPPAIQEWTRYIGWELPPTPKFDFSPSDSWNKAKSLHVIVGKHGPQIS from the exons ATGGATGTCTTACGCACTGCAAAATCCTATAGTTCCTTTTATCAAAG GTTTGTCATCAAAGGAGgcctggctggagctgctgtATATGTGGTATATGATCAGGGGCTGCTGGGCAGTGGCACACAAGGTGCTGAAGCCCTCAAAAAAGCTCAAGCAGCACTGCCTCCAGCTATCCAAGAGTGGACAAGGTACATAGGCTGGGAG cTCCCACCCACTCCAAAATTTGACTTTTCCCCCTCTGATTCCTGGAATAAAG CAAAAAGTCTTCACGTAATTGTGGGAAAACACGGGCCACAAATATCGTGA
- the MICOS13 gene encoding MICOS complex subunit MIC13 isoform X1 → MDVLRTAKSYSSFYQRFVIKGGLAGAAVYVVYDQGLLGSGTQGAEALKKAQAALPPAIQEWTRYIGWELPPTPKFDFSPSDSWNKGVQTVMSALSVAPTRACEYTVEGWKFVKDLVK, encoded by the exons ATGGATGTCTTACGCACTGCAAAATCCTATAGTTCCTTTTATCAAAG GTTTGTCATCAAAGGAGgcctggctggagctgctgtATATGTGGTATATGATCAGGGGCTGCTGGGCAGTGGCACACAAGGTGCTGAAGCCCTCAAAAAAGCTCAAGCAGCACTGCCTCCAGCTATCCAAGAGTGGACAAGGTACATAGGCTGGGAG cTCCCACCCACTCCAAAATTTGACTTTTCCCCCTCTGATTCCTGGAATAAAG GAGTGCAGACAGTCATGTCTGCCTTGTCTGTAGCTCCCACCAGGGCCTGTGAATACACTGTGGAAGGCTGGAAGTTTGTGAAGGATCTTGTCAAATGA